One window of Ignavibacteriales bacterium genomic DNA carries:
- the ppdK gene encoding pyruvate, phosphate dikinase, with the protein MADKKPKYVYSFLPGKADGKAEMKNLLGGKGANLAEMANIGLPVPAGFTITTEVCTYYMKYGKKHPKELEAQLKDALSKVEKVMGAKFGDPNNPLLVSVRSGARASMPGMMETILNVGLNDVTREGLIKRTNNPRFVYDSQRRLIQMYSDVVMEKASGVEVVEGMGVRAQLERELEKMKQSRGAHNDTDLSADDLKELIDIYRAKIKEVLGKTFPEDPMQQLWGAINAVFQSWNGKRAISYRRIEGIPDEWGTAVNVQSMVFGNMGDSSATGVAFTRNPATGENYFYGEWLANAQGEDVVAGIRTPNPINEIGKSEHTEHLSSLETAMPATYKQLHKIQRSLENHYRDMLDIEFTIQDGKLYMLQCRVGKRNGPAAVKMALDMYKQKLITKEEAVMRVQPAQFDELLHPIIDPAFELKAKPIAKGLPAGPGGASGQVVFTANDAVAWAKEGKTVILIREETNPEDIEGMRAAQAILTARGGMTSHAALVARGWGKCCIVGAGTVKVNLEEKTFVVNGDTIKEGDYITLNGSKGTVYLGQLPMKKAAEDNPEFVAFMKICDQVRRLKVRTNADTPEDAARARAFGAEGIGLFRTEHMFYGKHSEEPLFKLRKMIVSKTEAERRAALDELFPYVKKDIKGTLAAMDGYSVTIRTLDPPLHEFVPQREEERIKLSESLGISLDDLNERAEALHENNPMMGHRGVRLGITYPEVTEMQVRAIFESTAELLKEGKKPFPEIMIPVVGVETELKHQYKLIEKIYKEVCAKFNIKKIPHLVGTMIEIPRACLTADKIAEYAQFFSFGTNDLTQMGFGYSRDDIGGFLPEYLDKKILPVDPFQVIDFEGIGQLMQMAVTKGRSVRPDLKIGICGEHGGEPASVEFCHQLGLNYVSCSPFRVPIARLAAARAVVNEAKAKTAAKKPAEKKVKASKKK; encoded by the coding sequence ATGGCTGACAAAAAACCAAAATATGTTTATTCTTTTCTGCCAGGTAAGGCAGATGGAAAAGCAGAAATGAAAAATCTACTCGGTGGTAAAGGTGCAAATCTTGCAGAAATGGCAAATATCGGATTGCCCGTTCCGGCAGGTTTTACAATTACAACTGAAGTTTGTACTTATTATATGAAATATGGAAAGAAACATCCTAAAGAATTAGAAGCACAGCTAAAAGATGCTCTTTCCAAAGTTGAAAAAGTAATGGGTGCAAAGTTTGGCGATCCAAATAATCCTTTATTAGTTTCTGTTCGTAGCGGTGCGCGTGCATCAATGCCGGGAATGATGGAAACTATTCTTAATGTTGGATTGAATGATGTAACACGTGAAGGATTAATTAAGAGAACCAATAACCCACGTTTCGTTTACGATTCACAACGCCGGTTAATTCAAATGTATTCTGATGTTGTTATGGAAAAAGCTTCTGGTGTAGAAGTAGTGGAAGGTATGGGGGTTCGTGCGCAACTTGAAAGAGAATTGGAAAAGATGAAACAATCTCGCGGAGCTCACAACGATACTGATTTAAGCGCTGATGATTTGAAAGAACTGATCGATATCTACAGAGCAAAAATAAAAGAAGTTCTTGGAAAAACATTTCCTGAAGATCCAATGCAACAGTTATGGGGTGCAATCAATGCTGTATTCCAAAGTTGGAATGGAAAACGTGCTATCTCTTACAGAAGAATAGAAGGAATTCCTGATGAGTGGGGAACCGCAGTAAACGTTCAATCAATGGTATTTGGCAATATGGGCGATTCATCTGCAACTGGTGTTGCATTCACAAGAAATCCTGCCACTGGTGAGAATTATTTTTATGGTGAGTGGCTGGCAAATGCACAGGGTGAAGATGTTGTAGCTGGAATAAGAACTCCAAATCCAATAAACGAAATTGGAAAGAGTGAACATACAGAACATCTTTCTTCGCTGGAAACTGCAATGCCAGCAACATATAAACAACTTCATAAAATTCAGCGCTCTCTCGAAAATCATTACCGTGATATGCTTGATATAGAATTTACAATTCAGGATGGAAAACTTTATATGCTGCAATGCCGCGTAGGAAAACGTAATGGTCCTGCTGCTGTAAAGATGGCTCTTGATATGTACAAACAAAAATTGATCACAAAAGAAGAAGCTGTAATGCGTGTTCAACCTGCTCAGTTCGATGAACTTCTTCATCCTATTATTGATCCTGCATTTGAATTAAAAGCAAAACCAATTGCAAAAGGATTGCCGGCTGGTCCTGGCGGAGCTTCCGGACAAGTTGTATTCACGGCAAACGATGCTGTTGCATGGGCAAAAGAAGGTAAGACTGTTATATTAATTCGTGAAGAAACAAATCCAGAAGATATTGAAGGAATGAGAGCAGCACAAGCAATTCTAACCGCACGCGGCGGAATGACTTCCCACGCTGCATTGGTAGCACGTGGTTGGGGAAAATGCTGTATTGTTGGAGCTGGAACTGTAAAAGTGAACCTTGAAGAAAAAACATTCGTAGTTAACGGTGATACAATAAAAGAAGGCGACTATATAACTCTTAACGGTAGCAAGGGTACTGTTTATCTTGGTCAACTTCCAATGAAGAAGGCTGCTGAAGATAATCCAGAGTTCGTTGCATTCATGAAAATATGCGATCAGGTTAGAAGATTGAAAGTAAGAACAAACGCAGACACACCGGAAGATGCAGCGAGAGCACGTGCCTTTGGTGCAGAAGGTATCGGTTTGTTCAGAACGGAACACATGTTTTATGGAAAGCACTCAGAAGAACCGTTATTCAAATTAAGAAAGATGATCGTATCTAAAACAGAAGCAGAAAGACGTGCTGCGCTTGATGAATTATTCCCTTATGTTAAAAAAGATATTAAAGGTACACTTGCAGCAATGGATGGATATTCCGTTACTATCAGAACGCTCGATCCACCACTTCACGAATTTGTTCCTCAACGTGAAGAAGAAAGAATTAAGTTATCTGAAAGTCTTGGAATTTCATTGGATGATTTGAATGAAAGAGCAGAAGCTTTACATGAAAACAATCCGATGATGGGACACCGTGGTGTTCGTTTGGGAATAACTTATCCGGAAGTTACTGAAATGCAGGTAAGAGCAATTTTTGAATCAACAGCAGAATTGCTTAAGGAAGGTAAGAAGCCTTTTCCGGAAATTATGATTCCTGTTGTTGGTGTTGAAACTGAATTAAAACATCAATACAAATTGATTGAAAAGATTTACAAAGAAGTCTGTGCCAAATTCAACATAAAGAAAATTCCTCACCTTGTTGGAACAATGATTGAAATACCACGCGCTTGTCTGACTGCAGATAAGATTGCTGAATATGCACAATTTTTCTCGTTCGGAACAAACGATTTAACTCAAATGGGTTTTGGTTATTCGCGTGATGATATTGGAGGATTTTTACCTGAATATTTGGATAAAAAAATTCTTCCCGTAGATCCATTCCAGGTTATCGATTTCGAAGGAATTGGTCAACTAATGCAAATGGCTGTAACTAAAGGAAGAAGCGTTCGCCCTGATTTGAAGATTGGAATTTGCGGAGAGCATGGCGGCGAACCAGCTTCAGTAGAATTCTGTCATCAATTAGGATTGAACTATGTAAGCTGTTCACCATTTAGAGTTCCTATTGCACGTTTAGCTGCTGCCAGAGCAGTTGTAAATGAAGCGAAAGCTAAAACTGCCGCTAAAAAACCAGCAGAAAAAAAAGTTAAAGCTTCTAAGAAAAAATAA
- the queA gene encoding tRNA preQ1(34) S-adenosylmethionine ribosyltransferase-isomerase QueA gives MKLSDFKYNYSKNAIAKFPVAKRDSAKMMVLKRENQAIENKKFSDLIDFMEKGDTLVINETKVIQARLYGKKERTNAKIEVFLLRELNKEECIWDVIVDPARKVRIGNRIYFNDKLWCEVIDNTTSRGRTVRFNQPGNIFKAVEKIGQTPLPPYIKRDPVPEDKENYQTVFAKVDGAVAAPTAGLHFTNELIEKIKKKGIKIVPILLHIGLGTFRPVEVEDLTKHKMDSEFFEISEATAEAINKTIISKQKVFVVGTSSCRALESSVTAEGFVKPNRGWTDKFIFPPYEFKIADALITNFHAPESTLIMLAAAFAGYDFLIKAYKKALKDNYRFLSYGDAMLII, from the coding sequence ATGAAACTATCCGATTTTAAATACAATTATTCTAAAAATGCTATCGCAAAATTTCCAGTAGCAAAAAGAGATTCCGCTAAGATGATGGTTTTGAAGCGGGAAAATCAAGCTATAGAAAACAAAAAGTTTAGTGACCTTATTGATTTTATGGAAAAAGGTGATACACTCGTAATTAATGAAACAAAGGTAATTCAAGCAAGATTATATGGCAAGAAAGAACGAACAAACGCTAAAATTGAAGTCTTTTTACTTAGAGAACTAAATAAGGAAGAATGTATTTGGGATGTAATTGTTGACCCTGCAAGAAAAGTAAGGATAGGAAACAGAATCTATTTTAATGATAAACTCTGGTGCGAAGTTATAGATAATACAACTTCACGCGGAAGAACAGTTCGATTCAATCAGCCAGGCAATATTTTTAAGGCTGTAGAAAAAATTGGTCAAACACCGCTACCACCATACATTAAAAGAGATCCGGTTCCTGAAGATAAAGAAAACTACCAGACAGTTTTTGCAAAGGTAGATGGCGCAGTTGCAGCACCAACTGCTGGTTTACATTTTACAAATGAACTGATTGAAAAGATTAAGAAAAAAGGAATAAAGATAGTTCCAATACTTCTTCACATCGGTCTTGGTACATTTCGCCCTGTGGAAGTAGAAGATTTGACAAAGCATAAAATGGATTCTGAATTCTTCGAAATTTCTGAAGCGACTGCCGAAGCAATAAACAAAACTATTATTTCAAAACAAAAAGTTTTTGTTGTTGGAACAAGTTCCTGCCGTGCACTTGAAAGCAGTGTAACTGCAGAAGGTTTTGTAAAACCTAATCGTGGCTGGACAGATAAATTCATCTTTCCACCTTATGAGTTTAAAATTGCTGATGCGCTGATAACTAATTTCCATGCACCGGAATCAACGTTAATTATGCTTGCTGCTGCATTTGCCGGTTACGACTTTTTAATAAAAGCATATAAGAAAGCACTTAAAGATAATTACCGCTTCCTTAGTTATGGCGATGCAATGCTAATAATATAA
- the ispD gene encoding 2-C-methyl-D-erythritol 4-phosphate cytidylyltransferase, whose product MKTVAIIPAGGQGKRFGESLPKQYHQINGKEILIYTLEIFQHCSLVDEIVVAAQKDFFNLIKERTDQYQITKMKKIVEGGKERQDSVYNALVSFEADKNDLIAVHDAARPLLSNEILENALKAAKIFDNILVCLKNSDTLIKGKDVVHSYIDRENIFHVQTPQIFRYEILKKSMGLALRENFYGTDESMLVVRAGYNVKIVAGSVLNFKITSQEDVEMFKKMIQEKL is encoded by the coding sequence ATGAAAACAGTAGCAATTATTCCGGCGGGTGGACAGGGAAAACGGTTCGGTGAATCCTTGCCAAAACAGTATCATCAAATTAATGGAAAAGAAATCCTGATTTATACGCTGGAGATATTTCAGCATTGTTCTTTGGTTGATGAAATCGTTGTTGCTGCGCAGAAAGATTTTTTCAATTTGATAAAAGAACGCACGGATCAATATCAAATTACTAAAATGAAAAAGATAGTTGAGGGTGGAAAGGAAAGACAGGATTCTGTTTACAATGCTTTAGTTTCCTTTGAAGCAGATAAAAATGATTTGATAGCAGTGCACGATGCAGCCCGACCTTTACTTTCAAATGAAATTTTAGAAAACGCTTTAAAAGCAGCTAAAATTTTCGATAATATTCTGGTCTGCTTAAAAAATAGCGACACTTTAATTAAAGGCAAAGATGTTGTTCATTCTTATATCGATAGAGAAAATATTTTCCATGTACAAACTCCGCAAATATTTAGATATGAGATATTAAAAAAATCTATGGGGTTAGCATTAAGGGAAAATTTTTATGGTACAGATGAATCGATGCTGGTAGTTAGAGCAGGATACAATGTAAAAATAGTAGCGGGTTCTGTTTTAAATTTCAAAATCACTTCACAGGAAGATGTGGAAATGTTTAAAAAAATGATACAAGAAAAATTATAA
- the plsY gene encoding glycerol-3-phosphate 1-O-acyltransferase PlsY, with protein MYLLSLIIILSYLVGSIPTSIILSKLIKGIDIRDYGSGNAGGSNVFRIMGWKYGILTIVLDAFKGAIAVIFVARLHYGNIPFQNLTPFDDFTLIQIFAGIAAVLGHVWTIFAGFRGGKGIATALGFLLTLITVDMLFALAVFTIVVVITKYISLGSILAAVSVPLILIVRENIFGVNIPGYNIILPFTIGIVGLILFTHRTNVKRIYQGTERQINLFKKKK; from the coding sequence ATGTACTTACTTTCATTAATAATAATACTGTCCTACTTAGTTGGTTCAATCCCAACAAGTATAATTCTAAGCAAATTAATTAAAGGAATAGATATTCGCGATTACGGGAGCGGAAACGCAGGTGGATCAAACGTATTCCGCATAATGGGTTGGAAATACGGCATCCTTACAATTGTTCTTGATGCATTCAAAGGAGCAATTGCGGTTATATTTGTTGCACGTTTACATTATGGTAATATCCCTTTTCAAAACCTAACTCCTTTTGATGATTTTACCTTAATTCAGATTTTTGCCGGTATAGCAGCAGTGTTAGGACATGTATGGACGATCTTTGCGGGTTTCCGTGGTGGAAAAGGGATTGCAACTGCTCTTGGATTTCTGTTAACTTTAATTACTGTAGACATGCTTTTTGCTTTAGCTGTATTCACGATAGTTGTTGTTATTACAAAATATATTTCACTCGGTTCTATTTTAGCTGCTGTTTCAGTTCCTTTAATTTTGATTGTAAGAGAGAATATTTTTGGAGTAAATATTCCAGGTTACAATATTATTCTTCCGTTTACAATTGGGATAGTGGGCTTAATTCTTTTTACACATCGTACAAATGTAAAAAGAATTTATCAAGGTACAGAAAGACAGATCAATCTTTTCAAAAAGAAAAAATAA
- a CDS encoding NAD(P)H-dependent glycerol-3-phosphate dehydrogenase, with product MKILVLGAGGWGTTLAILLHYNGHKVSLWEYNRRYAKQLLKSRENKLYLPGIQIPKEIEITHQLDEVSDDKNLIVLAVPSQFLRSVIKKLPYSQIKNSIFVSVAKGIETGTLLTMSQMIAEEIPQLAYEQIGVLSGPSHAEEVSRRIPTAVVAASKTSDTSKIIQAAFITSYFRVYSSTDILGVELGGAVKNVIAIGAGIIDGAKFGDNTKAAIMTRGIAEITRLGVAMGAKADTFWGLSGMGDLIVTCMSKHSRNRFVGEKIGEGKTLKEILKSMNMVAEGIDSCASVKQLAEKYNVETPIVSEVYKVLFEDKDAVQATTDLMSRDTKNE from the coding sequence ATGAAAATTTTAGTATTAGGCGCTGGTGGATGGGGAACCACTCTTGCAATTCTGCTTCATTACAATGGTCATAAAGTTTCCCTGTGGGAATATAATAGACGTTATGCCAAACAGCTATTAAAAAGCAGAGAAAATAAATTATACCTGCCTGGTATCCAAATTCCAAAAGAAATAGAAATTACGCATCAGCTTGATGAAGTTTCTGATGATAAGAACTTAATAGTTTTGGCTGTGCCTTCGCAATTTTTGCGAAGTGTTATAAAAAAACTACCCTACTCTCAAATAAAAAACTCAATATTTGTTAGTGTTGCAAAAGGAATTGAAACCGGTACTCTTCTAACTATGTCACAAATGATAGCAGAGGAAATTCCACAGCTTGCTTATGAACAAATTGGCGTTTTGTCGGGCCCAAGTCATGCAGAGGAAGTTAGCAGAAGAATTCCAACAGCAGTTGTAGCTGCTTCAAAAACAAGTGATACTTCCAAAATTATACAAGCTGCATTTATTACTTCTTACTTCAGAGTTTACTCTTCCACAGATATTCTTGGTGTTGAATTAGGTGGTGCAGTAAAAAATGTTATTGCTATTGGCGCTGGAATAATTGACGGTGCAAAATTTGGGGATAATACGAAAGCAGCAATTATGACCCGTGGTATTGCTGAGATTACCCGCCTTGGTGTTGCAATGGGTGCAAAGGCAGATACTTTCTGGGGACTTTCCGGTATGGGAGACTTGATTGTAACTTGTATGAGCAAGCATAGCCGCAATAGGTTTGTTGGCGAAAAAATCGGGGAAGGGAAAACATTAAAAGAAATTCTGAAATCCATGAATATGGTTGCTGAAGGAATAGATTCTTGCGCATCAGTTAAACAGCTTGCCGAAAAATATAATGTTGAAACACCAATCGTTAGTGAAGTATACAAAGTACTTTTTGAAGATAAAGATGCAGTTCAAGCTACAACAGATTTGATGTCTCGCGATACGAAAAACGAATAA
- a CDS encoding amino acid permease has protein sequence MNQLFAKKPLELCLEEMKGENRLRRILGPVALTSLGVGAIIGTGIFVLTGVAAHDKAGPAIILSFVVAGLACVFAALCYSEFASMVPIAGSAYTYAYATLGELFAWIIGWDLILEYAVASATVAHGWSAYFQDFIGIIGIKLPFAMTRAPFDFNPDSGLLAVTGTIIDLPAILIAAIVTFILVKGIKESAGFNATMVIIKLIIVLFVIVVGAFYVDPANWKNFAPYGFSGISFFGKTIWGQTGLGGAPVGMLAAAATIFFAYIGFDSISTHAEEAKNPRRDVPIAIITSLLLCTVLYIAVAAILTGMVPYDKINIDSPVSNAFAQVGLPWAQLLISFGAIAGITSVLLVMMLSQPRIFLAMARDGLVPPSIFGAVHEKFRTPWKSTILTGIFVATLAGLLPLRILAELVNIGTLFAFVIVCSAVLIMRKTHPNAERPFKAPFFPFVPIAGIATCLLLMFSLPEENWLRLFIWLLIGGFIYVFYGRKHSVMHKILNKGKK, from the coding sequence ATGAACCAACTGTTTGCTAAAAAGCCGCTTGAACTTTGTCTTGAAGAAATGAAAGGTGAAAATCGGCTAAGAAGAATTCTTGGTCCAGTTGCACTAACAAGTCTTGGCGTTGGAGCAATTATTGGAACAGGAATTTTTGTTCTTACCGGAGTAGCCGCACACGATAAAGCTGGTCCTGCAATCATTTTATCATTTGTTGTTGCTGGTCTTGCATGTGTATTTGCAGCGCTCTGCTATTCCGAATTTGCTTCCATGGTTCCAATAGCTGGTTCGGCTTATACTTATGCATACGCAACTTTAGGTGAATTATTCGCATGGATAATTGGTTGGGATTTAATACTTGAATATGCAGTAGCATCTGCTACTGTTGCACATGGCTGGTCTGCTTACTTCCAGGATTTCATTGGCATCATTGGAATAAAACTCCCTTTTGCGATGACGCGGGCGCCCTTCGATTTCAATCCCGATTCGGGATTGCTTGCTGTAACGGGTACAATAATAGATTTACCAGCAATTCTAATTGCGGCAATTGTTACATTTATTCTTGTAAAAGGAATAAAGGAAAGCGCAGGATTTAATGCAACGATGGTAATCATTAAACTTATTATAGTTTTGTTTGTAATTGTTGTTGGTGCGTTTTACGTTGATCCTGCAAATTGGAAAAACTTTGCTCCGTATGGTTTTTCCGGAATTAGCTTTTTTGGAAAAACAATTTGGGGACAAACAGGATTGGGCGGCGCACCGGTTGGAATGCTTGCCGCGGCTGCAACTATTTTCTTTGCTTACATCGGCTTCGATTCCATCTCAACCCACGCTGAAGAAGCTAAAAATCCACGGCGGGATGTTCCAATCGCCATCATCACTTCCCTGTTGCTTTGCACAGTTTTATATATTGCAGTTGCGGCAATTCTAACTGGGATGGTTCCTTATGATAAAATCAATATCGATTCACCAGTATCAAATGCATTTGCACAAGTTGGATTGCCATGGGCTCAATTACTAATTTCATTTGGTGCAATTGCAGGTATTACGTCTGTACTCCTTGTTATGATGTTAAGCCAGCCAAGAATATTTTTAGCAATGGCGCGCGATGGTTTGGTACCACCAAGTATTTTTGGTGCAGTTCACGAAAAATTCAGAACACCATGGAAGTCTACAATACTAACTGGAATATTTGTAGCTACCTTAGCCGGACTATTACCGTTAAGAATATTAGCTGAGCTTGTAAATATCGGAACCTTGTTTGCATTTGTAATTGTTTGTTCTGCAGTTTTGATTATGCGTAAAACTCATCCAAATGCTGAGCGACCATTTAAAGCTCCTTTCTTTCCATTTGTACCAATTGCGGGTATAGCAACCTGTTTACTTCTGATGTTCTCTCTACCGGAAGAAAATTGGCTGCGCCTGTTCATCTGGCTTTTGATTGGCGGATTCATTTATGTTTTCTATGGAAGGAAACACAGTGTTATGCATAAGATCCTAAACAAAGGAAAGAAATAA
- a CDS encoding ATP-binding protein: protein MRKLKTKILLILLFFSFIILLLGLVGSSFIRELAKDSKAIIQDNYKSVQYATEMQHSVSMMYQNALLLFNNQIPDTEFAKQFIIHKNKFEKNFELESKNITETGEKELVRNLNESYMNFKILFDQIKISNAISNKINLKNKNLLTYSQINDKFEDIINLVNGIYNINMEAILRKNLIADNTAHRVSTYMIITGTVSLIISLLSLFYFPGYLVKPIHQLTEKINEITRRNYNQQLNIKSLDEIGDLAKSFNHMAERLREYEQNNLHQLLIEKKRVEAILQNMNDAVLVIDENKIIVSINKTALELFGLKDNEIIGKYAPDVATHNDLIREIIKDIIPRFDGNTQAENKPIQIFINNKESFFSKEVIEIKLAENGFEQNSIGYVLVLKNITSFEERDTAKTNLIATVSHELKTPLSSINLSLKLLENDKIGTVNEEQKKILQAIRQQTVRLSKMVNELLDFSQTESGNIKLNITTVKPEDIIEYAVLALVMISAEKNIQLNTKIEENLPKIQADIEKTVWVLVNLINNAIRYTNENGDIQIVCRKENNFVIFSVIDKGAGIAPEDQEKIFKKFIQVGSNPKGRGLGLAISKEFVLSQGGNIWLKSEIGIGSNFSFSIPV, encoded by the coding sequence ATGAGAAAACTTAAAACGAAAATACTTTTAATATTATTATTCTTTTCATTTATAATTCTTCTGCTTGGACTTGTTGGTTCCAGCTTCATAAGAGAATTGGCAAAAGATTCCAAAGCTATAATACAGGATAATTATAAGTCAGTACAGTACGCCACGGAAATGCAGCATTCAGTCTCCATGATGTATCAAAACGCTCTTTTACTTTTTAATAATCAAATACCTGATACAGAATTTGCAAAACAATTTATTATACATAAAAATAAATTCGAAAAGAATTTTGAATTGGAATCTAAAAACATTACCGAAACAGGTGAAAAAGAATTAGTAAGAAACCTGAATGAAAGTTACATGAATTTTAAGATTCTCTTCGACCAGATAAAAATTTCTAATGCAATATCTAATAAAATTAATCTGAAGAATAAAAATCTATTAACATACTCTCAAATCAATGACAAGTTTGAAGATATTATTAATCTGGTTAATGGTATTTATAACATTAATATGGAAGCGATTCTAAGGAAGAATTTAATAGCAGATAATACGGCACACCGGGTTTCAACATACATGATAATAACCGGAACTGTAAGTTTAATTATTTCCTTATTGTCGCTCTTTTATTTCCCGGGTTATCTTGTAAAACCAATACATCAACTCACTGAAAAAATTAATGAGATTACAAGAAGAAATTACAACCAGCAGTTAAATATAAAATCGTTGGATGAAATTGGCGATTTGGCTAAGTCGTTTAACCATATGGCTGAAAGATTAAGAGAATATGAGCAAAATAACCTGCATCAATTGCTAATTGAAAAAAAACGAGTTGAAGCTATTCTTCAGAATATGAATGATGCAGTGCTTGTAATTGATGAAAATAAAATCATAGTATCTATCAATAAAACTGCATTAGAATTATTTGGATTAAAGGATAATGAAATTATTGGAAAATATGCCCCAGACGTTGCAACACATAATGATCTCATAAGGGAAATTATAAAAGATATAATTCCCCGGTTTGATGGTAATACCCAAGCCGAAAATAAACCAATTCAAATTTTTATTAATAATAAAGAAAGTTTCTTTTCCAAAGAAGTAATTGAAATTAAACTTGCTGAAAATGGTTTTGAGCAAAATTCAATTGGTTATGTTTTAGTATTAAAAAACATTACCAGTTTCGAAGAACGCGATACTGCTAAAACAAATCTGATTGCAACAGTTTCCCACGAACTAAAGACGCCGCTTTCATCCATTAATCTTAGTCTAAAACTACTTGAAAACGATAAGATCGGAACAGTAAATGAAGAGCAGAAAAAAATATTGCAGGCGATAAGACAACAAACCGTACGATTATCCAAGATGGTAAATGAACTGCTGGATTTCTCGCAGACTGAATCGGGTAATATAAAATTAAATATTACAACAGTTAAACCAGAAGATATTATTGAGTATGCAGTATTAGCTTTGGTTATGATATCAGCCGAAAAGAATATCCAGTTGAATACTAAGATAGAAGAGAACTTACCGAAGATTCAGGCAGATATTGAAAAAACTGTTTGGGTGCTTGTTAACCTTATAAATAATGCTATAAGGTACACCAATGAAAATGGAGATATTCAAATAGTTTGTAGGAAAGAAAATAACTTTGTGATATTTTCTGTGATAGATAAGGGAGCAGGGATTGCACCGGAAGATCAGGAAAAAATATTTAAAAAATTTATTCAAGTAGGAAGTAATCCTAAAGGAAGAGGATTAGGGTTGGCTATTTCAAAAGAATTTGTTTTATCCCAGGGTGGAAATATTTGGTTGAAGAGTGAAATTGGTATAGGAAGTAATTTTTCCTTTAGTATACCGGTTTAA
- a CDS encoding DEAD/DEAH box helicase family protein yields the protein MSQTDSIQRQSVDRFLEMIKSSRRGKFKVYIGMAAGVGKTYRMLQEAHQLLKSGVDVCVGYVETHAREETDALVIGLPSIPRKSIFYKGRKLEELDIDSVLVRKPQVVLIDELAHTNVPGSRNTKRWEDVKEVLENGINVISTVNIQHIESIRSQVEKITGVEIKERVPDSIIHLADEVVNIDLTIDELIQRLKDGKIYDQNKVSLALNNFFQQDKLLQLRDLALKEVTRQVERKIDNEVLTPQKENAVLTCISSNFKSASNLIRKSSRLAAINNSKWYVLYIQTPEETPERINSSVQRHLLNNLKMATELNAEVVKEISADVAKSILEFAKKKEVGVIVIGKPYSSFFQQLFGKKIVGELIKQTEKLNIDILMVSYNEKT from the coding sequence ATGAGCCAAACAGATTCAATACAACGCCAATCCGTTGACCGTTTTCTCGAGATGATAAAATCTTCCCGCAGGGGAAAGTTTAAGGTTTATATCGGAATGGCTGCAGGTGTAGGTAAAACATATAGAATGCTTCAGGAAGCTCATCAATTATTAAAAAGCGGGGTTGACGTTTGTGTTGGGTATGTAGAAACGCATGCTAGAGAAGAAACAGATGCGCTTGTAATAGGTCTCCCGTCAATTCCAAGAAAAAGTATTTTTTATAAAGGACGGAAATTAGAAGAGCTCGACATCGATTCAGTTCTTGTAAGAAAACCGCAGGTTGTTTTAATTGATGAATTAGCTCATACAAATGTTCCCGGCTCAAGAAACACTAAGCGATGGGAAGATGTTAAAGAAGTTTTAGAAAATGGAATAAATGTGATCAGCACTGTAAATATTCAACATATTGAAAGTATCAGAAGTCAAGTGGAAAAAATAACAGGTGTTGAAATAAAAGAGCGTGTACCGGATAGTATAATACATCTTGCAGATGAAGTTGTGAACATCGATTTAACTATTGACGAGTTAATACAGCGGTTAAAGGATGGAAAGATTTATGATCAGAATAAAGTTAGCCTTGCATTGAACAATTTTTTTCAACAGGATAAACTCCTTCAATTAAGGGATCTGGCATTAAAGGAAGTTACCCGACAGGTTGAAAGGAAAATAGATAATGAAGTTTTAACACCTCAAAAGGAAAATGCTGTTTTAACATGTATTAGTTCTAATTTTAAAAGTGCATCAAATTTAATTCGTAAGTCATCGCGTCTTGCAGCAATCAATAATTCCAAGTGGTATGTTTTATATATACAAACTCCAGAAGAAACTCCAGAGAGGATAAATAGTTCGGTCCAGCGGCATTTGTTAAATAATTTAAAAATGGCCACTGAATTAAATGCGGAAGTAGTTAAGGAAATAAGCGCTGATGTTGCAAAATCAATTTTAGAATTTGCGAAAAAAAAAGAAGTAGGTGTTATTGTTATTGGTAAACCATATTCATCATTTTTCCAGCAATTGTTCGGGAAAAAAATTGTTGGGGAATTGATTAAACAAACAGAAAAGTTAAACATTGATATACTGATGGTTTCGTACAATGAGAAAACTTAA